A genomic segment from Treponema sp. Marseille-Q3903 encodes:
- the carB gene encoding carbamoyl-phosphate synthase large subunit, translated as MKRKDIKSVMIIGSGPIVIGQACEFDYSGTQACKALREQGYKIVLVNSNPATIMTDPVMADVTYIEPLNVERLSQIIEKERPDALLPNLGGQTGLNMAMELNKAGILDKYNVKVIGVNLEAIERGEDREIFKQTMQRLGIDTPRSDICHTVESAEKIAAEIGFPVVVRPAYTMGGQGGGFCYNIEELRSIVSNGLDLSMTHQCLIEQSILGWEELEVEVVRDAKNQMVAICFIENIDAVGVHTGDSFCAAPFLTIKPELQERLQKMAFKIVESIGVIGGTNVQFAHNPKTDQVVIIEINPRTSRSSALASKATGFPIALISAKLAAGLTLDEIPYWRDGTLEKYTPGGAPDGDYIVLKFARWAFEKFRGAEDSLGTSMKAVGEVMSIGKTFKETFQKAIRGLECGRSGLGFAKDFNKKTAEELCEMLKTASSERYFQLYEAIRKGVSLEKLSEITFIKKYFLEQMKELVDLEEKMLKNPGTVPDDSLLIQAKKDGFSDKYLSKILNVPEKDIRNRRNALGIKEAWLAVPVSGVENANYYYSTYNCSSDFSKATNNKKKIMILGGGPNRIGQGIEFDYCCCHAAMQLKEMGYETIIVNCNPETVSTDYDTSDKLYFEPVTTEDVLQIYEKEKPMGVIVQFGGQTPLNIARELQENGVNVLGTSIDSIDAAEDRDIFRHMMEKLDIPMPESGMAVNFDEAKALAEKIGYPIMIRPSFVLGGRGMEVIYDEATLKEYVEKAVGVTPDRPLLIDRFLKNALECESDALADGTHVYIPAVMEHVELAGIHSGDSACVIPPINIPQNNLDTIKEYTRKIAESLKVCGLMNIQYAIEYGKVFVIEANPRASRTVPLVSKVCNTQMARLATRLMLGETIESLGLKDKVIPYYGAKEAVLPWARFPGVDPILGPEMRSTGEVLGIAEAFPMAFYKSQEAAGSELPHAPAAWENKKILLSLSDKENQKEQVLMIGKTLKRLGFTLVATEGTADFYNSNGIKCDVVNKIGAGRPDVIDMIMNREVCLVINTPKAKRNYHEDRKTIRKACLKYKVSYITTLAGAIAGVQGIAAVKNGNGGEGGVKSLQEYHSLIRQDI; from the coding sequence ATGAAAAGAAAAGACATCAAGTCGGTTATGATTATCGGTTCGGGACCAATTGTAATTGGGCAAGCCTGTGAATTTGACTATTCAGGAACGCAGGCATGCAAAGCGTTGCGTGAACAAGGTTATAAAATTGTCCTTGTAAACTCCAATCCGGCGACAATTATGACAGACCCGGTTATGGCTGATGTCACTTATATCGAACCTCTCAACGTAGAACGATTGAGTCAGATTATTGAAAAAGAACGACCTGACGCTCTTCTTCCAAACCTTGGCGGGCAAACAGGTTTGAATATGGCTATGGAATTAAATAAAGCAGGCATTCTTGATAAATACAACGTAAAAGTGATTGGTGTAAATCTTGAAGCAATTGAACGCGGTGAAGACCGAGAAATTTTTAAGCAAACTATGCAAAGACTTGGAATCGACACACCTCGCTCTGATATTTGTCACACTGTTGAAAGTGCTGAAAAAATTGCCGCCGAAATTGGATTTCCTGTTGTCGTTCGCCCTGCTTATACGATGGGCGGACAAGGCGGAGGATTTTGTTACAACATTGAAGAACTCCGCTCCATTGTCTCTAACGGGCTCGACCTATCTATGACTCACCAATGTTTGATAGAACAGTCTATTCTAGGGTGGGAAGAACTTGAAGTTGAGGTTGTACGCGATGCAAAAAATCAAATGGTTGCAATCTGTTTTATTGAAAATATAGACGCTGTTGGCGTTCACACAGGAGATTCTTTCTGCGCTGCACCTTTTCTCACAATTAAACCTGAGCTTCAGGAACGACTTCAAAAAATGGCGTTTAAGATTGTTGAATCAATCGGTGTAATCGGCGGCACAAACGTTCAGTTTGCCCATAATCCAAAGACAGACCAAGTTGTAATAATCGAGATAAACCCCCGAACATCTCGTTCTTCCGCCCTTGCCTCTAAGGCTACTGGATTCCCAATCGCGTTGATTTCTGCGAAACTTGCCGCAGGGCTCACTTTAGACGAAATTCCTTATTGGCGCGACGGCACTCTTGAAAAATATACTCCGGGCGGAGCTCCTGACGGCGATTATATTGTTCTCAAATTTGCTCGTTGGGCGTTTGAAAAATTCCGTGGAGCAGAAGATTCTCTCGGCACTTCGATGAAAGCTGTCGGCGAAGTTATGTCTATAGGAAAAACGTTCAAAGAGACTTTCCAAAAAGCTATCCGAGGGCTTGAATGCGGTCGTTCAGGGCTCGGCTTTGCAAAAGACTTCAATAAAAAAACAGCGGAAGAACTTTGCGAAATGTTAAAAACTGCATCTAGTGAACGTTATTTCCAGCTTTATGAAGCGATTCGTAAAGGTGTCTCTCTCGAAAAACTTTCCGAAATCACATTTATCAAAAAATATTTCCTCGAACAGATGAAAGAGCTTGTCGATTTGGAAGAAAAAATGCTCAAAAATCCGGGAACCGTCCCTGATGATAGTTTGTTGATTCAGGCTAAAAAAGATGGCTTTAGCGACAAGTATCTTTCAAAAATACTCAACGTTCCGGAAAAAGATATTCGAAACAGGCGCAATGCACTTGGAATAAAAGAAGCATGGCTCGCAGTCCCTGTAAGCGGCGTAGAAAATGCAAATTACTATTATTCAACATACAATTGCAGCTCTGACTTTTCAAAAGCGACAAACAATAAGAAAAAAATTATGATTTTGGGCGGCGGACCGAACAGAATCGGTCAGGGAATTGAATTCGACTACTGCTGCTGTCACGCTGCAATGCAGTTAAAAGAGATGGGCTATGAAACAATAATCGTAAACTGCAACCCGGAAACAGTTTCTACAGACTACGATACATCGGACAAACTTTACTTTGAGCCCGTCACAACAGAAGATGTTCTTCAGATTTATGAAAAAGAAAAACCGATGGGCGTTATCGTTCAGTTTGGAGGACAGACTCCTTTAAATATCGCTCGCGAACTTCAAGAAAACGGGGTAAATGTTCTCGGAACTTCAATCGATTCTATCGACGCTGCCGAAGACCGCGACATCTTCCGCCACATGATGGAAAAACTCGACATCCCAATGCCGGAAAGCGGAATGGCAGTTAACTTCGATGAAGCAAAAGCCCTTGCAGAAAAAATCGGTTATCCGATAATGATTCGCCCATCTTTTGTCCTGGGTGGTCGCGGAATGGAAGTTATTTACGACGAAGCAACTCTGAAAGAATATGTTGAAAAAGCAGTCGGAGTAACTCCAGACCGTCCGCTTTTGATTGACCGCTTTTTGAAAAACGCCCTAGAATGCGAATCTGACGCGCTTGCAGACGGAACACATGTTTACATTCCGGCTGTGATGGAACACGTTGAACTTGCAGGTATTCACTCAGGGGATTCCGCTTGTGTTATACCTCCGATAAACATTCCTCAAAACAACCTTGATACAATCAAAGAATATACGCGCAAAATTGCAGAAAGCTTGAAAGTTTGCGGTCTGATGAACATTCAGTACGCAATAGAATATGGAAAAGTGTTCGTAATCGAAGCAAACCCTCGCGCAAGCCGTACAGTTCCGCTTGTTTCAAAAGTCTGCAATACCCAGATGGCGCGCCTTGCAACAAGGCTGATGCTCGGAGAAACAATTGAAAGCCTTGGATTAAAAGATAAGGTAATTCCATATTATGGTGCAAAAGAGGCGGTTCTTCCGTGGGCAAGGTTTCCGGGTGTTGATCCAATCTTGGGACCTGAAATGCGTTCTACCGGTGAAGTTCTTGGAATTGCAGAGGCATTCCCTATGGCATTTTATAAATCGCAGGAAGCAGCAGGTTCTGAACTCCCTCACGCACCGGCTGCATGGGAAAACAAAAAAATACTTTTGAGTCTGAGTGACAAAGAAAATCAAAAAGAGCAAGTTTTGATGATTGGAAAAACTTTGAAAAGGCTTGGATTTACTCTAGTCGCAACAGAAGGAACGGCAGATTTTTACAACTCAAACGGAATTAAGTGTGACGTCGTAAACAAAATCGGTGCCGGTCGTCCAGACGTCATTGACATGATTATGAACAGAGAGGTCTGCCTCGTAATCAACACTCCAAAAGCAAAGAGAAACTACCATGAAGACCGAAAAACTATCCGAAAAGCATGTCTAAAGTATAAAGTCAGTTATATTACAACTTTGGCTGGAGCTATTGCCGGAGTTCAAGGTATTGCTGCTGTTAAAAACGGAAATGGCGGAGAAGGGGGCGTAAAATCTCTTCAAGAGTACCATTCGTTGATTCGCCAAGATATTTAA
- a CDS encoding desulfoferrodoxin family protein, producing MGLKFYCCKHCGKIIVLAKDSGTPTVCCNEEMQELIPGSTDAATEKHVPVVNVKGNKAIVSVGSVAHPMLAEHFIEWIVIDTNKGVQKKCLKAGDEPKAEFALLDGEKIENAFAYCNLHSLWKC from the coding sequence ATGGGATTAAAATTTTATTGTTGCAAACACTGTGGAAAAATCATAGTTCTTGCAAAAGATTCAGGGACACCAACTGTATGCTGTAATGAAGAAATGCAGGAACTTATTCCTGGTTCTACAGACGCTGCTACAGAAAAACACGTGCCAGTTGTAAACGTGAAAGGAAACAAGGCTATCGTTTCTGTCGGCTCTGTTGCTCATCCAATGCTCGCAGAACACTTTATAGAATGGATTGTCATCGATACAAACAAAGGTGTTCAGAAAAAATGCCTAAAAGCAGGTGATGAGCCTAAAGCAGAATTTGCATTGCTTGACGGTGAAAAAATTGAAAATGCATTTGCTTATTGTAATTTGCATAGCCTCTGGAAATGCTAG
- a CDS encoding AzlD domain-containing protein, with the protein MTLYKYLSIFTAFLVSYLIRVLPLTLIRKPIKNRFLRSFLYYVPYITLAVMTFPAIIEAAQSPVAGLIALIAGIVLSYFGVGLFPVACACCGVVFIAELFLV; encoded by the coding sequence ATGACTCTTTACAAATATCTTTCAATCTTTACAGCTTTTTTAGTTTCTTACTTGATCCGAGTTTTGCCTCTCACCTTAATTCGTAAGCCAATAAAAAATCGTTTTTTAAGATCTTTTTTATACTATGTCCCATACATCACGCTTGCTGTAATGACGTTCCCTGCGATAATAGAAGCCGCACAATCTCCCGTTGCAGGATTGATTGCGCTGATTGCAGGAATTGTTCTTTCATATTTTGGTGTTGGATTATTTCCTGTGGCATGCGCATGCTGCGGAGTCGTTTTCATTGCAGAACTTTTTTTGGTTTAA
- a CDS encoding dCMP deaminase family protein has protein sequence MSANISKRADYISWDEYFMGVATLASFRSKDPNSQVGACIVDKDNKILSMGYNGFPRGCSDDEFPWAREGDSLTTKYAYVTHSELNAILNYRGGSLEGCKIYVTLFPCNECAKAIIQSGIKTVIFAENKYDETPSVEASKRLMNAAGVRYYQYQPTGKKLEINV, from the coding sequence ATGAGTGCAAATATCTCTAAACGAGCTGATTATATTTCTTGGGACGAATATTTTATGGGCGTTGCGACTTTGGCAAGCTTCCGCTCTAAAGATCCAAATTCACAAGTTGGAGCTTGCATTGTCGACAAAGACAACAAAATTCTTTCGATGGGATACAACGGGTTTCCTCGCGGCTGTTCCGATGATGAATTTCCTTGGGCTCGAGAAGGAGATTCTCTTACAACAAAATATGCTTATGTCACTCACAGCGAATTAAATGCAATTCTAAATTATCGCGGAGGCTCTTTAGAAGGGTGCAAGATATACGTCACGCTGTTCCCATGCAATGAATGTGCGAAGGCTATAATTCAGTCGGGCATAAAGACTGTGATTTTTGCAGAAAACAAATATGATGAGACACCTTCAGTTGAAGCTTCAAAAAGGCTTATGAATGCGGCGGGCGTGCGCTATTATCAATATCAGCCTACCGGAAAAAAACTGGAAATAAATGTCTGA
- a CDS encoding AzlC family ABC transporter permease has protein sequence MKNKTFLEGLRDGFPIGLGYFAVAFSLGIIAKNAGLTPLQGFIASFFNVASAGEYALFTSIQQHASLVEIAVITLVVNARYLLMSCALSQRFNTKTHLIHRFLVGFGVTDEIFGITIARSGFIKPAYNYGAMLIAVPLWSIGTSLGIIAGNFLPARIVNALSVALYGMFLAVIIPPSKKNIVIMISILISFASSYACTILPYVKTLSGGTRTIVLTVVISSLIAIIKPIKSEDELSPEIADNSISEETKQ, from the coding sequence ATGAAAAACAAAACTTTTTTAGAAGGTCTTCGTGACGGATTTCCTATTGGGCTTGGATATTTTGCCGTTGCCTTTTCTCTTGGAATTATCGCAAAAAACGCCGGATTGACACCTCTCCAAGGATTTATTGCAAGTTTTTTCAACGTCGCAAGTGCCGGAGAATATGCTTTGTTTACTTCCATTCAACAACACGCATCTCTTGTAGAAATTGCGGTTATCACGCTTGTTGTAAACGCTCGCTATCTTTTGATGAGCTGTGCCCTCTCTCAGCGTTTTAATACAAAAACTCATCTTATACATCGTTTTCTCGTAGGGTTTGGAGTAACTGATGAAATTTTTGGAATTACAATTGCCCGCTCGGGTTTTATCAAGCCTGCCTACAATTACGGTGCAATGCTGATAGCAGTTCCTCTTTGGAGTATTGGAACTTCTCTTGGAATTATCGCTGGGAATTTTTTGCCGGCACGCATTGTCAATGCGCTTTCAGTAGCGCTTTATGGAATGTTCCTCGCAGTCATCATCCCGCCTTCAAAAAAAAATATTGTCATCATGATTTCTATCCTGATAAGCTTTGCATCGAGCTATGCTTGTACAATTCTCCCGTATGTAAAAACCCTTTCTGGAGGAACAAGGACTATCGTTCTTACAGTTGTAATTTCAAGCCTTATCGCAATTATCAAACCGATAAAAAGCGAAGATGAGCTATCTCCGGAAATCGCCGACAATTCTATTTCAGAGGAAACAAAACAATGA
- a CDS encoding HAD hydrolase-like protein has protein sequence MFDYIFFDLDGTLTDSSLGITNSFIYALKYYGEEIPSYKKLYTFIGPPLLETFKTQFGFNDEKTAEAVKKYREYFESKGLFENSVYQDIPEILQKFKTAGKHLVVATSKPEKYSVQILEFFNLAKYFDFICGGHMDESHSKKDEIIASGLKKCNIKTDDQKSKVIMIGDRLHDIIGAKKNGIKSAGVLFGFGNLSELQNAGADYIIKTVTDLERFL, from the coding sequence ATGTTCGATTATATTTTTTTTGATTTAGATGGAACTCTTACAGACTCATCCTTAGGTATCACAAATTCTTTTATATACGCTCTTAAATATTACGGAGAGGAAATTCCGTCGTATAAAAAATTATACACTTTCATCGGACCTCCACTTCTGGAAACATTTAAAACTCAATTCGGATTTAATGATGAAAAAACAGCAGAAGCTGTAAAAAAATACCGTGAATATTTTGAATCGAAGGGATTGTTTGAAAATTCTGTTTATCAAGATATCCCGGAAATTTTACAAAAATTTAAGACCGCTGGAAAACACCTTGTCGTCGCAACTTCAAAACCGGAAAAATATTCTGTGCAAATTCTAGAATTTTTTAATCTTGCAAAATACTTTGATTTTATTTGTGGCGGCCACATGGATGAATCGCACAGCAAAAAAGATGAAATAATCGCTTCTGGTCTCAAAAAATGCAATATAAAAACAGATGACCAAAAATCAAAAGTTATCATGATTGGAGATCGCTTGCACGACATAATCGGTGCAAAGAAGAATGGAATAAAATCTGCCGGTGTTTTATTCGGGTTTGGAAATTTATCCGAATTACAAAATGCAGGTGCTGATTACATAATTAAGACTGTAACGGATTTAGAGCGGTTTCTATAA
- a CDS encoding epoxyqueuosine reductase QueH — protein MNYQKELDKTIAEILSSGEKRTLLLHACCGPCSSYVLEYLVKYFEITVLYYNPNIYPPEEYQRRLFELKDLYAKFPPALEGNVKVIEDSYNQEDFYKAVGTREQPELAVEPEKGERCRRCYEFRIRRAFNYAAQNKFDYFCTTLSISPFKDSDKINKIGKELSQLQNASYSKTPIWLYSDFKKKNGFKRSLEISKEYDLYRQDYCGCIYSQNNMIR, from the coding sequence GTGAACTATCAAAAAGAATTAGACAAGACAATAGCTGAGATTCTATCATCTGGGGAGAAGAGGACCCTTCTTCTTCACGCATGCTGTGGACCTTGTTCGTCTTATGTTCTTGAATATCTTGTAAAGTACTTTGAAATCACCGTTCTTTACTATAATCCGAATATCTATCCGCCGGAAGAATATCAACGCCGACTTTTTGAGTTAAAAGATTTGTATGCAAAGTTTCCGCCGGCACTTGAAGGCAATGTAAAAGTAATAGAAGACTCTTATAATCAGGAAGATTTTTACAAAGCCGTTGGAACGCGAGAACAGCCAGAACTTGCGGTTGAACCTGAGAAAGGTGAGCGTTGCCGTCGTTGCTATGAATTTCGTATTCGTCGGGCGTTTAATTATGCAGCGCAAAACAAATTTGATTATTTTTGTACAACACTTTCAATCAGTCCGTTCAAAGATTCCGATAAAATCAATAAAATAGGCAAAGAGCTTTCGCAGCTACAAAATGCGTCCTATTCAAAAACCCCAATCTGGCTGTATTCCGATTTTAAGAAAAAAAATGGATTTAAACGTTCCCTTGAAATCAGCAAAGAATACGACTTGTATCGGCAGGACTACTGCGGTTGTATATATTCCCAAAATAATATGATAAGATAA
- the argA gene encoding amino-acid N-acetyltransferase, protein MITSKKAENVRDVIRYLQKFKNAVVVIYLDDKTIGSTLFSSHIRDIALLHQAGLKVVLIPGARSRIDEVLNGAGIEWNFHENVCVTDSDAMPLIKMAAFDVSNTVMTSLAANSITAVIGNWVRSRGKGVINGFDYGTAGEIDKLDVEEINTVLNAGIIPIFPCIGWNSSGHPYNISSILLAEQIAVTLKADKLFFVMQQCEINEKKYTIPESFPISEFGQVSAMTLEQVSEFIKANNAVDDGIKNLLSTAQKACSSGVTRVHIVDGMIDGVLPCEIFSGLGSGTMVYTGNYGKIRQMTLTDIPAVLRIMKPFVQTGMLLPRSEILLTQNLQDYIVYEFDGGIHACAALHLYPDGQAEIAAVAVDENYSHMGIGPQLIDFLIKKAKDESASSIFIMTTQAADWFENLGFEADDIETLPSERRASWSQERNSKLYRFKKK, encoded by the coding sequence ATGATTACATCGAAAAAAGCTGAAAATGTCCGAGACGTTATCCGATATCTTCAAAAATTTAAAAATGCTGTTGTCGTTATTTACTTAGATGATAAAACAATCGGCTCAACTCTATTTTCATCACACATTAGAGATATCGCGCTTTTACATCAAGCCGGTTTAAAAGTTGTCCTGATTCCGGGAGCACGCAGCAGAATTGACGAAGTGCTTAATGGGGCTGGGATTGAATGGAACTTCCATGAAAATGTTTGCGTAACAGATTCCGATGCAATGCCGCTCATAAAAATGGCAGCTTTTGATGTTTCAAATACAGTGATGACAAGTCTTGCTGCAAACAGCATTACGGCAGTGATTGGAAACTGGGTGCGTTCACGCGGAAAAGGAGTTATAAACGGTTTTGACTACGGAACTGCTGGGGAAATCGATAAACTTGATGTAGAAGAGATAAACACAGTTTTAAACGCCGGTATTATCCCGATTTTTCCTTGTATCGGCTGGAATTCTTCCGGACACCCTTACAACATTTCTTCAATCCTCCTTGCAGAGCAGATTGCCGTGACGCTCAAAGCCGATAAGTTATTTTTTGTGATGCAGCAGTGTGAAATAAATGAAAAAAAATATACGATTCCTGAAAGTTTTCCTATCTCGGAATTTGGACAGGTTTCCGCAATGACTTTAGAGCAGGTCAGCGAATTTATAAAGGCAAACAACGCAGTCGACGACGGAATTAAAAATCTTTTGTCTACAGCCCAGAAAGCCTGTTCTTCAGGAGTTACTCGTGTTCACATAGTTGACGGGATGATAGACGGCGTTCTCCCTTGCGAAATCTTTAGCGGGCTTGGTTCCGGCACGATGGTTTATACGGGAAACTACGGCAAAATTCGCCAGATGACGCTGACAGACATTCCCGCTGTCTTGAGAATTATGAAACCTTTTGTCCAGACAGGAATGCTTTTGCCTCGTTCTGAAATTTTATTGACTCAAAATCTTCAAGATTATATTGTCTACGAATTCGACGGAGGTATTCATGCGTGTGCAGCTCTTCATCTTTATCCTGACGGACAGGCGGAAATTGCAGCAGTTGCAGTAGATGAAAATTATTCGCACATGGGAATCGGTCCTCAGCTGATAGATTTTTTGATTAAAAAGGCAAAAGATGAAAGCGCAAGTTCAATTTTTATCATGACAACGCAGGCGGCTGACTGGTTTGAGAACCTCGGATTTGAAGCAGATGATATTGAAACGCTTCCTTCGGAACGGCGCGCAAGTTGGTCTCAAGAAAGAAATTCAAAATTGTATCGTTTTAAGAAAAAATAA
- a CDS encoding amidohydrolase family protein: MIIDFHAHIYPEKIADKASLAIGEFYNAPMEFNGSSKKLLESGSKIGVEKYVVHSAATTEKQVESINSFILDEVSKHKEFIGFGTIHPNYTNFEAELNRIKSAGLKGIKLHADFQKFQMDTPKMDPIYECCTKLGLIVLAHAGDERYDFTGPKRIAHVLEKHPNLKFVAAHFGGYTEWDKAMEYLVGKKVWFDTSSTLWKLPIEKANEMIRRHGVEKFLFGSDFPMWSHEGELKRFNKLNLTNEEKELIFHTNAEILLEI; encoded by the coding sequence ATGATTATTGACTTTCATGCCCACATTTATCCTGAAAAAATAGCTGACAAGGCAAGTCTGGCTATCGGAGAATTTTACAATGCACCGATGGAGTTTAACGGCTCTTCAAAAAAACTCTTAGAGAGCGGGTCAAAAATCGGAGTGGAAAAATATGTAGTACACTCTGCGGCAACAACAGAAAAACAAGTAGAATCTATAAACAGTTTTATTTTAGACGAAGTATCAAAGCATAAAGAATTTATAGGATTCGGAACGATTCATCCCAACTACACAAATTTTGAAGCTGAATTAAACAGAATAAAAAGTGCCGGCTTGAAAGGAATAAAGCTCCACGCAGATTTTCAAAAGTTCCAGATGGATACTCCTAAAATGGATCCGATATATGAATGCTGCACAAAGCTTGGTTTAATTGTTCTTGCGCACGCCGGCGATGAACGGTACGACTTTACGGGTCCAAAACGAATTGCCCACGTTCTCGAAAAGCATCCTAACTTGAAATTTGTTGCAGCACATTTTGGCGGCTACACGGAATGGGACAAGGCAATGGAATATCTGGTTGGAAAAAAAGTATGGTTTGACACATCTTCTACTCTCTGGAAACTTCCGATTGAAAAAGCAAATGAAATGATCCGCCGTCACGGTGTTGAAAAATTTTTGTTCGGTTCGGATTTTCCTATGTGGAGTCACGAGGGAGAACTCAAACGTTTCAACAAACTCAATCTGACAAACGAGGAAAAAGAACTTATTTTTCACACAAATGCAGAAATCCTTCTGGAAATATAA
- a CDS encoding C-GCAxxG-C-C family protein encodes MGKYLDRARELRANETHHYNCAQAVLMSFIPDLEIDDKTAFQIAACFGGGMKCGSVCGAITGGLMSLGVLGIDDPKTTINFINKIKNNHNGCTNCIDLLRMNKEAGGEKKPHCDSMVYESVKNIEELIEERKKNYSQNS; translated from the coding sequence ATGGGAAAATATTTAGACAGAGCAAGAGAACTTCGCGCAAACGAAACACATCATTACAATTGTGCACAGGCTGTACTGATGTCCTTTATACCTGACTTAGAAATAGATGATAAAACTGCATTTCAGATAGCCGCCTGTTTTGGAGGAGGAATGAAATGCGGCAGTGTTTGCGGAGCGATCACTGGAGGTTTGATGTCGTTAGGAGTGCTAGGCATTGACGACCCAAAAACAACAATAAATTTTATAAACAAGATAAAAAACAACCACAATGGCTGCACAAACTGTATTGATTTGCTCAGAATGAACAAAGAAGCCGGCGGAGAAAAAAAACCGCACTGCGACTCGATGGTTTATGAAAGTGTAAAAAATATTGAAGAGCTGATAGAAGAACGAAAGAAAAATTATTCACAAAACTCTTAA